The genome window CGATTGGTTCACGAAATGCAGCATACAAGCGCTTTTTCACAGAGGAGCTCGTCCCTTATATCGAGGAGCGTTATCCCGTGCGTCGCGACCCTTCATCCCGTGTGCTGGCCGGTGACTCTTTGGGCGGTACCGTTTCCTTGCACCTATCCTTGGATCGACCTGATGTTTTTCCCCGCGTCCTGTCCTTGTCAGGAGCTTTTTTCGAACCGACACTGGAACAGCTGCAGCTTCAATCCAGCCTTTCTTGGCTCAACATCTGGATGGTAGTCGGTCTGGATGAGGTCGCCGTTGAAACCCATATGGGAACGTTTGATTTTGTCCAATACAACAGAGCCGCAAAGGAAGTGCTGGGAGCCAAGCATGCTGTTATCTCCTATCGGGAAAAGCCGGGCAATCACGTCTGGGGCTTGTGGCAAAAAGAGCTGCCTGATGGATTGCGCCATTTCTTCCCGGCTCCCAAGCTGTAGGTTTTTAAAGTCCGTTTATTTCCTTGATATCTTCATAGCTGTAATAACGGCCATCCACCAAAAAGATGCCTTCGTGGTTGGCTTTTTCAATTTCCCCCGCCACCTGTTGGGCATCGCTTAACACGATATTGACGATTTTGCTTTCGTCACGTTGCATTTGACCTTGTATGCGCTGGCGCTCTTTGGCCGATATCATGTTCATCCCTCTTTTCCCCTACGCTTTGATAGCTATAGTATTTCTTTGGCAGCACAGATTTACACTAGAAAACTTGGCTGCTCCATGCCATCTGGGGGTCAAAGGAGCTCGCCATCACACGATCGTTCGCGGTCTCGCTATGCTGCACTTGTACCGGACAGGATCAGATCAATACCTAAATCTGTACAACAAAAACAGCCCTGACCTTGCCAGCGGGCTCAGTCAGGACTGTTCGAATCCTCCCTATTACTTGGCTGCTGGAACGCTCGCCAGCAATCTTTCCACGATTTGAAGAACATACTGAACATCTTCCTCTGAGATGTGACGATGAGTCGTAAAACGGATGACGTATTCATCGAAATCAACGGCATAAACCCCTTGATCCGCCAAGCGTTTCAGGAATTCTACGGCCGTAGTCTGGATGGAGTCTGTTTTCACGAGGACAATGTTGGTTTCGACTGGTTCGACTTCCAAAGACAGATTGCGGAGCCCTTCTGCCAGCATTTTCGCATGGTTGTGGTCCTCCGCCAAACGCTCTGTCATGTCTGTGAGAGCGAGGATGCCCGGAGCCGCCAAATAACCGACTTGACGCAATCCTCCCCCCAGTTTCTTTCTCCACCATCTCGCCTCTTCGATGAACGCACGATCTCCCGCCAAAATGGAGCCTACTGGTGCGCTTAGTCCTTTCGACAAGCAAATTTGAACGGAAGTTGTGTACTGACTCAGCTCCCGAACATCTACACCCAGAGCGACTGCCGCATTAAAGAGTCGAGCTCCGTCCAAGTGTACGGGGATGCCATGCTTTTGTCCCACCTCGTAAACACTTTTCATCTTCTCCGGAGTAATGACTGCTCCACCTGCTCGATTGTGCGTGTTTTCCAGGCAGATCAGCTTTGTTCGGGGAAAATGGATATTCGTCGTGGAACGGATCGCCTTTTCCACATCTTCTGCGCGCAAGGCACCGCGTACACCTGCCAAAGTGCGTGTTTGGACACCAGCTAATGCCGACATCGCACCCCCTTCATAGTAAAAGATGTGCGATTCCGCTTCTGCAATGACTTCATCTCCGTTTACGCAATGGGTCAAAACCGCTACCTGATTTCCTTGCGTACCACTCGTGACAAACAATGCAGCTTCTTTTCCCAGCCGCTCTGCGGCGATTTCCTCCAGGCGATTGACAGTCGGATCCTCGCGGTAAACATCGTCACCTACCTCCGCTTCTGCCATCGCGCGAATCATGGCATCGGTTGGCTTGGTAACCGTATCGCTGCGCAAATCGATTTTCTTCATGGTTCTCCTCCCCATTGCTTCCTTCTTTCATTAAACTTTCAACATTGCATATCGATTTACCTCTTTGCTAATATGGAAGGGATCGATACATAAACGTTAGGAGACCTGTCCAATGAATGTGAAAATTACGCGCAATGCTGCGAAACAATTGAAAACCATTATGGACCAAGAAGAAGACAAAGATCTGAAACTGCGCGTATACATCACTCACGCGCACGGTGACCACGCTCACTACGGTTTGGCTCTGGACAAGCCCACTGAAGAAGACGAAGTTATTTCGACAGACAAAGAAATTGACGTAGTAGTGAAAAAAGACGAGCCTCTGCTGGACGGGATCATCCTCGATTACCTCTACCTCCCTGAAGAGGGCTTTGTGATTACCAACCCATCCAAAGGAAACACCGGCGACCACTAAGACTCGCTAAAAACCCCTTGCTGAATCAAGATCAGCGAGGGGTTTTTTGTTACTTCTTATTGTTTTATATACAATTCGTTCGGCATCCCGAGAAGCAAAGGTGGTTCCGTTCCTTCTCCATGTGCCATCACGAGGCGATGAACAGGACGCGTCATCGCGACGTATAGGAGTTTCGCGTCCCATTCGTTGTCATCATAGGTATCAACATCGAGCAAAAGGACGACATCAAACTGCAGCCCTTTGGTCAGGAATGCCGGCATGACAGTGACACCGCCGGGAAATTGGCTGTCTTTGCTGCCCAATAGCGTCAGACCCTCGATGCTTTCTTGCAAGCCTTTATACGCTTTTTTGCTGGCCCCGATCGTTTTCGTCACGATGGCAATCGTTTGGAAGCCTTCTTCCCGATAAGAGGCGACGCGCTGAGATATATCTTCCCAAAGCTTTGCTCGAGTCGCAGGGCTGATCATGATCGGCTTTTCCCCG of Brevibacillus choshinensis contains these proteins:
- a CDS encoding alpha/beta hydrolase; the protein is MSEYVKRTIIKEEVPSIHVDTPRSVKVYLPPGYNELLSYPVVYCQDGNDFFTMGRIATIANQLILEDGIEPFLIVGVSVERSKRTSEYSPIGSRNAAYKRFFTEELVPYIEERYPVRRDPSSRVLAGDSLGGTVSLHLSLDRPDVFPRVLSLSGAFFEPTLEQLQLQSSLSWLNIWMVVGLDEVAVETHMGTFDFVQYNRAAKEVLGAKHAVISYREKPGNHVWGLWQKELPDGLRHFFPAPKL
- a CDS encoding HesB/IscA family protein, translated to MNVKITRNAAKQLKTIMDQEEDKDLKLRVYITHAHGDHAHYGLALDKPTEEDEVISTDKEIDVVVKKDEPLLDGIILDYLYLPEEGFVITNPSKGNTGDH
- the ltaE gene encoding low-specificity L-threonine aldolase, translating into MKKIDLRSDTVTKPTDAMIRAMAEAEVGDDVYREDPTVNRLEEIAAERLGKEAALFVTSGTQGNQVAVLTHCVNGDEVIAEAESHIFYYEGGAMSALAGVQTRTLAGVRGALRAEDVEKAIRSTTNIHFPRTKLICLENTHNRAGGAVITPEKMKSVYEVGQKHGIPVHLDGARLFNAAVALGVDVRELSQYTTSVQICLSKGLSAPVGSILAGDRAFIEEARWWRKKLGGGLRQVGYLAAPGILALTDMTERLAEDHNHAKMLAEGLRNLSLEVEPVETNIVLVKTDSIQTTAVEFLKRLADQGVYAVDFDEYVIRFTTHRHISEEDVQYVLQIVERLLASVPAAK